The following coding sequences lie in one Spinacia oleracea cultivar Varoflay chromosome 1, BTI_SOV_V1, whole genome shotgun sequence genomic window:
- the LOC110790011 gene encoding protein ENHANCED DISEASE RESISTANCE 2-like, with translation MCTTDNNGETPSSAAAIDWREETINGGSLRHVDLHKGSNGWASPPGNLFSLRSKHYLSKKTKSPAPADYLLKPTAVDWLRSTSKLEHVLSRADNRVMRVLRSQQSNGSFMKSFVFAINLQVPGREHHNAVFYFSTDEPIQPGSLLDRFINGDDTFRNSRLKLVNRIVKGPWIVKTAVGNYSACLLGKALTCRYHRGPDYLEVDVDISSSKIAGALVHLALGCVTSVTIDMGFVVEGQTEDELPEKLIGAVRICQMEMDSAEFVDSNTPSVNGVGVGRLGLAKVNHADGEGSSSDHSPRVHL, from the exons ATGTGCACAACCGACAACAATGGTGAAACACCTTCATCGGCGGCGGCAATAGATTGGAGAGAGGAAACAATAAACGGAGGATCTCTACGACACGTGGACCTTCACAAAGGATCCAACGGCTGGGCTTCGCCGCCTGGGAATTTATTCTCTCTCCGATCAAAACATTACTTGTCCAAGAAGACCAAGTCTCCTGCCCCTGCAGACTACCTCTTGAAGCCTACCGCCGTTGACTGGCTTCGGTCAACGTCCAAGCTCGAGCACGTGCTTTCACGTGCCGATAACCGCGTTATGCGCGTGCTTCGCTCTCAGCAGAGTAATGGTAGCTTCATGAAGTCCTTCGTCTTCGCTATTAATCTTCAAGTTCCag GGAGGGAGCACCACAATGCAGTATTTTACTTCTCAACAGACGAGCCAATCCAACCAGGTTCGTTATTAGACCGGTTCATAAATGGCGATGATACGTTCAGGAATAGCCGTTTGAAGCTAGTGAACAGAATAGTGAAGGGACCATGGATAGTAAAAACAGCTGTGGGGAACTACAGCGCATGCCTGTTAGGGAAGGCATTGACATGTAGATATCACAGGGGACCGGACTACTTGGAGGTTGATGTTGACATTTCGAGCTCGAAGATAGCTGGCGCGTTGGTGCACCTAGCATTGGGTTGTGTAACATCTGTAACGATAGACATGGGGTTTGTGGTGGAAGGTCAGACTGAAGATGAGTTGCCTGAAAAGTTGATTGGGGCTGTGAGGATTTGTCAAATGGAGATGGATTCAGCTGAGTTTGTTGACTCAAATACGCCGTCTGTTAATGGGGTTGGTGTGGGAAGGTTAGGGTTGGCCAAGGTGAATCATGCTGATGGGGAAGGGAGCAGTAGTGACCATTCTCCAAGAGTTCACCTTtag